A genomic segment from Deinococcus aestuarii encodes:
- a CDS encoding SDR family NAD(P)-dependent oxidoreductase has translation MNGKVWFITGASRGFGRLWAEAALERGDRVAATARDVASVADLAGRFGDAVLPLALDVTDADQAQRAVEQAHAQFGRLDVVVNNAGYSLVGTIEEASEADVRAQFETNVFGALRVVRAALPLLRQQGGGHILGVSSGVGLVALPLIGYYCASKWAFEALHDSLAQEVASFGIRVTLVEPGAYATEFGSPASLRVAPGLDAYAELRQGVMAGLSSQEQGDPRATAAAILTLVDAEHPPLRLFLGSGNLPWVRATYAERLATWEVWEAVSNAAQG, from the coding sequence ATGAACGGCAAAGTGTGGTTCATCACCGGCGCATCCCGCGGGTTCGGGCGTCTCTGGGCCGAGGCCGCCCTCGAACGGGGTGATCGGGTCGCGGCCACGGCCCGCGACGTGGCGAGCGTCGCCGACCTCGCCGGGCGCTTCGGGGACGCTGTTCTCCCCCTCGCGCTCGACGTAACCGACGCCGATCAGGCCCAGCGGGCCGTCGAGCAGGCTCACGCTCAGTTTGGCAGGCTCGATGTGGTCGTCAACAATGCGGGCTACTCGCTGGTAGGCACGATTGAGGAGGCGAGCGAGGCCGACGTGCGCGCTCAATTCGAGACCAACGTGTTCGGGGCCCTGCGGGTCGTCCGGGCGGCCCTCCCGCTGCTGCGGCAGCAGGGCGGCGGGCACATCCTCGGCGTCTCCAGCGGCGTCGGCCTGGTGGCGCTGCCGCTCATCGGTTATTACTGCGCGTCCAAGTGGGCCTTTGAAGCCCTGCACGACAGTCTGGCGCAGGAGGTGGCGTCTTTCGGCATCCGGGTGACCCTGGTCGAGCCCGGGGCCTACGCCACCGAGTTCGGGAGTCCCGCCTCGCTCCGGGTCGCGCCGGGCCTGGACGCCTATGCCGAGCTTCGGCAGGGGGTCATGGCAGGCCTGTCGAGCCAGGAGCAGGGCGACCCGCGGGCGACGGCGGCCGCCATCCTGACGCTCGTGGACGCCGAGCACCCGCCGCTGCGGCTCTTCCTGGGGAGTGGGAATCTGCCCTGGGTACGTGCCACATATGCTGAGCGCCTCGCTACCTGGGAAGTTTGGGAGGCCGTCTCCAACGCCGCGCAAGGCTAA